The nucleotide sequence TACGACTTCCTGAAGCCGTTCCAGCCGATGAACACGTTCATCACCTACGGCGCGCTCATCCTCGGCGCGGGCCAGCTGATCCTCATCGTCAACTTCTTCTGGAGCATGTTCGCGGGCAAGCGGGCGGAGAAGAACCCGTGGCACGCGAACACGCTCGAGTGGGAGGCCCCGTCGCCGCCGCCGCACGGCAACTTCCCGGGCCCCCTCCCCACCGTGTACCGCGGCCCCTACGAATACAGCTCGCCGCTGGTCGCCGAGGACTACCTCCCGCAGGCCCGCCGGCTCGAGCCGCAGACGGCCGCCGCCGCAGCCCACTGAGCGGATGGCGGAGCGCCGCACGACGGGCCTCCACCGCTTCGCCGTGCTGACGGCGGGGGCGACCTTCGCGCTGCTCTTCGTGGGCGGGCTCGTCACCTCGACGGGCTCGGGACTCGCGGTGCCGGACTGGCCGCTCTCCTTCGGCATGGTGCTGCCGCCCATGCGGGGCGGCGTCCTCTTCGAGCACGGCCACCGGCTCGCCGCCGCGCTGGTCGGGTGCCTGACGGTCGTCCTCGCGCTGTGGACGGTGGCGGGTGAGCCGCGGCCCGCCGTGCGGGCGCTCGGCCTCCTCGCCCTCCTCGCCGTCGTCCTCCAGGGCGTGCTGGGCGGCGTCACCGTGCTCTACAAGCTGCCGCTCGCGGTGTCGGTGACGCACGCCTGCCTCGCGCAGGCCTTCTTCTGCCTGACCGTGACGCTCGCGCTCGTCACCGGCGCTGGGTGGACAGCCGCGCGGCCGCGGGACGTGTCACCCCGGCTCACGCGCCTGGCCGCCCTCACCACGGGCCTCGTCTTCGCGCAGCTCGTCCTGGGCGCGCTCATGCGTCACATGGGCGCCGGGCTCGCCATCCCCGACTTCCCGCTCGCCTTCGGGCGCCTCGTGCCGCCGCTCGCGACGCCCTACATCACGGTCCACTTCGCCCACCGCGTGGGCGCCCTCGTGGTCGCGGGCGCGGTCGCGGTGACGGCCGGCGCCGTCTTCCGGGACCAGGCGGCCGGGCCGTGGCTCCGCCGTCCGGCGCTCCTCGCCGCGGGCCTCGTCCTCGTCCAGCTGACGCTCGGGGCGCTCGTCATCTGGTCCGGGCGCGCCATCCTCCCCACCACCACGCACCTCGTCGTGGGCGCGGCGCTCCTCGCCACCTGCCTGGTGCTCGCGCTGCGCGCCGGGCGTGTGGCCGCGCCGGGTCGGACGGAGGCCGCGCCGCTGCGGGTGCGGAGGCAGGCGCTCGCATGACCCCCGCGGTCGCCCTCTGGCCGGGCGTGATCGTGCGCCGCCGGCTCGCCGACTATCTAACGCTCACCAAGCCGCGGGTGGTCGCCATGGTGCTGGTGACGACGGCCGCCGGCTACTACCTGGGTTCGGCGGGAACCCCGCGCCTCGTGCCGCTCCTCCACACGCTCGCGGGCACGGCGCTCGCCGCGGCCGGCACGCTCGCGCTCAACCAGTACCTGGAGCGCGACCTCGACGCGCGCATGGAGCGCACGCGCCATCGCCCGCTCCCCGAGGGCCGCCTGCACGCCGCGGAGGCGCTCGGCGTGGGTCTCGTCCTCCTCACGGCCGGGCTCCTCGTCCTGGCCGGCACCACGAACGCCGCCGCGACGCTCGTCACCGCCGGCATCGCCGCCACCTATCTCCTCCTCTACACGCCGCTCAAGCCGGTCACCTCGCTCTGCTCGCTCGTGGGCGCCGTGCCGGGCGCGCTGCCCCCGGTCGCGGGCTGGGCCGCCGCGCGCGGGACGCTCGGCGCCGAGCCGTGGATCCTGTTCGCGATCATGTTCCTCTGGCAGATCCCCCACTCGCTCGCGATCGGCCGCATGTACCGCGACGACTACGCGCGCGCCGGCATCCGCGTGCTCCCGGTCGTCGACCGCGACGGCGCCAGCACCGGCGTGCAGGTGGTGACCAACTGCCTGGCGCTCCTCCCGGTGGCCCTCCTGCCGACGCTGGTCGGGCTCGCCGGCCCGGTGTACTTCCTGGTCGCGCTCCTGCTCGGGCTTGGCTTCCTGTGGAGCGCGATCGGGCTCGCGCGCAGCGGCTCCGCCGCCGATGCCCGCCGCCTCCTCTTCGCGTCGCTCGTCTACCTGCCCGTCCTGCTCGGCGTGATGGCGCTCGACAAGCTCGCCTCGTGACGATGGACGCCGGGACCCTCGCCATGCCGCGACGGATCGCGCCGCCAGCTGCCACGACCGCGGCGCCGCCGGTCAGCAACACGCGCATCGCCATGATCGTCGTCATCGCGGGCGAGTCGATGCTGTTCGCGGGGCTGATCGGCATGTACCTCGTATTCCGTCTCTCGCGCCCGTGGCCGCCGGCCGACCTGCCCCGGCTGCCGCTCGGCATGACGTTCCTGAACACGCTCGTCCTCTTCGCGAGCGCGGTCCCCATGACCCGGGCGCTCGGCGCCGTCCGCCGCGACGACCGGCGGACGCTCGTCCGCGCGCTCGCGCTGACCGCGCTCCTCGGCACGACCTTCCTCGCCGTGCAGGGCCTCGAGTGGCTGCGTCTCGTGCGCCACGGGCTCACGCTCGGGAGCAGCATGTACGGCGCCGCCTTCTACACCCTGATCGGCTGCCACGGCGTGCACGTGCTGGTCGCGGTCCTCTGGCTCGTGGTCACGGCCGTCCTCGCCGCGCGCGGCGTCTTCCGCGCCGCCCGCCATGCGGCCCTGGAGATGTGTGCCATCTACTGGTATTTCGTGTGCGCGCTCTGGCTCGTCCTCTTCCCGCTGGTGTATCTCTACCGATCATGACACGCGTTCGACGGAACCTCGCCGCCACCGCCCTCGTGCTCTTCGGCAGCGCCTCCCGGGCGCTCGCGCAATCGTGCGCCATGTGCGCCGCCTCGTTCGGCCCGAACGACCCGACCAGCCGCGCCATCAGCTGGAGCATCCTCTTCCTCATGGCGGCGCCATACACCATCGTCCTCACGGCGGCCGGCATCCTCTTCTACATGCATCGGCGCGCGCCCGGCCGTCGCCGGGCCGCCATCATCGACCTCGCCAGGGCCGCGCGGCTCGTGCGCCGTCCGGCCACGGTCCCGGGGCAGCAAGGAGAGACGCCGTGAGCCAGGCAGCGGTTGCCGAGCACGGCCTCGGCATCGAGCCCGCCGAGTCCCCCCT is from Deltaproteobacteria bacterium and encodes:
- the cyoE gene encoding protoheme IX farnesyltransferase, which produces MTPAVALWPGVIVRRRLADYLTLTKPRVVAMVLVTTAAGYYLGSAGTPRLVPLLHTLAGTALAAAGTLALNQYLERDLDARMERTRHRPLPEGRLHAAEALGVGLVLLTAGLLVLAGTTNAAATLVTAGIAATYLLLYTPLKPVTSLCSLVGAVPGALPPVAGWAAARGTLGAEPWILFAIMFLWQIPHSLAIGRMYRDDYARAGIRVLPVVDRDGASTGVQVVTNCLALLPVALLPTLVGLAGPVYFLVALLLGLGFLWSAIGLARSGSAADARRLLFASLVYLPVLLGVMALDKLAS
- a CDS encoding heme-copper oxidase subunit III, which codes for MDAGTLAMPRRIAPPAATTAAPPVSNTRIAMIVVIAGESMLFAGLIGMYLVFRLSRPWPPADLPRLPLGMTFLNTLVLFASAVPMTRALGAVRRDDRRTLVRALALTALLGTTFLAVQGLEWLRLVRHGLTLGSSMYGAAFYTLIGCHGVHVLVAVLWLVVTAVLAARGVFRAARHAALEMCAIYWYFVCALWLVLFPLVYLYRS